From the genome of Scytonema hofmannii PCC 7110, one region includes:
- a CDS encoding rod shape-determining protein: protein MGIDLGTANTLVYVSGKGIVLQEPSVVAIDQNEKIALAVGEEAKKMLGRTPGNVIALRPLRDGVIADFDTAELMLKSFIQRVNEGKSLVLPRIVIGIPSGVTGVERRAVMDAATQAGAREVYLIDEPVAAAIGAGLPVAEPTGNMIIDIGGGTTEVAVLSLQGTVISESVRIAGDELTEAIMQYMKKVHNLVIGERTAEDIKIRIGSAYPTHDDDDSFMEVRGLHLLSGLPRTVTIKGPEIRESMSEPLSVIIEAVKRTLERTPPELAADIIDRGIMLAGGGALLKGLDTLISHETGIVTHVAADPLSCVVLGTGRVLENFKQLERVFSGRSRNM, encoded by the coding sequence ATCAGGTAAAGGGATTGTTCTTCAAGAACCTTCGGTAGTGGCGATCGATCAAAACGAGAAAATCGCCCTAGCGGTAGGAGAAGAGGCCAAAAAAATGCTCGGTCGGACACCAGGGAATGTTATTGCCTTACGTCCTTTACGGGACGGTGTAATTGCTGACTTTGACACGGCTGAGTTGATGTTGAAAAGTTTTATTCAGCGAGTCAACGAAGGTAAATCCTTAGTCTTACCCCGTATAGTCATAGGTATTCCTAGTGGAGTAACAGGCGTCGAAAGACGAGCTGTGATGGACGCAGCTACTCAAGCGGGCGCACGAGAAGTTTACCTAATTGATGAGCCTGTGGCTGCAGCCATTGGAGCTGGGCTGCCTGTAGCAGAACCAACAGGCAATATGATTATTGATATTGGTGGTGGAACAACAGAAGTCGCAGTGCTAAGTCTTCAAGGTACGGTAATTTCTGAATCAGTACGCATCGCTGGAGATGAACTGACAGAAGCAATCATGCAATATATGAAGAAAGTTCATAACTTAGTGATTGGGGAACGGACTGCAGAAGATATAAAAATTCGCATTGGCTCGGCGTATCCTACTCACGATGACGATGACTCCTTTATGGAAGTCAGAGGCTTACACCTGCTTTCTGGTTTACCGCGAACTGTGACCATCAAAGGTCCTGAAATTCGCGAAAGTATGTCTGAACCACTGTCAGTCATTATAGAAGCGGTGAAGCGAACCCTGGAACGGACACCTCCCGAACTAGCCGCAGATATCATCGACCGAGGGATTATGCTCGCTGGAGGAGGCGCTTTACTCAAAGGATTGGATACCCTAATAAGTCATGAGACGGGTATAGTTACGCACGTTGCTGCTGACCCATTAAGCTGTGTGGTTTTGGGAACAGGGCGAGTGTTAGAAAACTTCAAACAATTAGAACGTGTGTTTAGTGGACGTTCTCGGAATATGTAA